One Thioclava electrotropha DNA segment encodes these proteins:
- the iolE gene encoding myo-inosose-2 dehydratase — protein sequence MIRFGTNPIAWANDDDHSLGAHIPTEQILREAAEIGFDGIENGHRWPQDDAEALKQLLGGYGLDFVSGWYSLNLLTQSVEAEKAAIQPHLDKLKHNGCKVCIACETSNSVQGQDVPLSEKAVLSAADMAAFGAKIEELAAFTAEQGIDLVYHHHMGTVVETPAEIDAFMAATGPATKLLFDAGHCYFGGDGGDPAPMLRKYVDRVRHFHAKNVRPEVMRQVRDTGMSFMDGVRAGVFTVPGDPDGGVEFGPLLRILKEAGYDGWIVIEAEQDPDLRNPFEYQSLGLKTLKGAAAEVGLIAG from the coding sequence ATGATCCGTTTCGGCACGAACCCGATTGCCTGGGCCAATGACGACGACCATTCCCTGGGCGCGCATATCCCGACCGAGCAGATCCTGCGCGAGGCCGCCGAGATTGGCTTCGATGGGATCGAGAACGGTCATCGCTGGCCGCAGGACGACGCGGAAGCGCTCAAGCAGCTGCTGGGCGGCTACGGGCTGGATTTCGTTTCGGGCTGGTATTCGCTGAATCTTCTGACGCAATCAGTGGAAGCTGAGAAGGCGGCCATCCAGCCGCATCTCGACAAGCTGAAGCATAATGGCTGCAAGGTCTGCATCGCCTGCGAGACGTCGAATTCGGTGCAGGGGCAGGATGTGCCGCTGTCAGAGAAGGCGGTGCTGAGCGCGGCCGATATGGCGGCGTTCGGGGCGAAGATCGAGGAACTGGCGGCGTTCACCGCCGAGCAGGGCATCGATCTGGTCTATCACCACCACATGGGCACCGTCGTCGAGACGCCTGCCGAGATCGACGCGTTCATGGCGGCGACCGGGCCTGCGACGAAGCTGCTGTTCGATGCGGGGCATTGCTATTTCGGCGGCGACGGGGGCGATCCCGCGCCGATGCTGCGCAAATACGTCGACCGCGTTCGCCATTTCCACGCCAAGAACGTTCGCCCCGAGGTGATGCGGCAGGTCCGCGACACCGGCATGAGTTTCATGGACGGGGTGCGCGCAGGTGTCTTCACCGTGCCGGGTGATCCCGACGGCGGCGTGGAGTTCGGACCGCTCCTGCGGATTCTGAAGGAGGCGGGCTATGACGGCTGGATCGTGATCGAGGCCGAGCAGGATCCCGATCTGCGCAATCCGTTCGAGTATCAGTCGCTGGGGCTGAAGACGTTGAAAGGCGCGGCTGCCGAGGTGGGGTTGATCGCGGGTTGA
- a CDS encoding TIM barrel protein, which produces MEQPFQLAACAEMLWPDRPIEWRAARLTEMGFGVGLWNWPDHDLDKLEAVGANYTIMNGYLQGRLSDREGAEILLRSVRETVAVGKRLSVDRLNLHGTGLGDGGIPIPQHGSFAPGSFQRACDTLNRICDLAEEEGVVFTLENLNPIDHPGCPFGSTADVLALVSTVDRPQLRINLDLYHTQIGEGDLIRWCEASLPWIGEVQVADNPGRFEPGTGEINYAGVAQALQQMGYRGPVAMEAFAQGDEEAALEAFRAAFTL; this is translated from the coding sequence ATGGAACAACCGTTTCAACTGGCGGCCTGCGCAGAGATGCTCTGGCCCGACCGGCCGATCGAATGGCGCGCAGCGCGGCTGACCGAGATGGGCTTCGGTGTGGGGTTGTGGAACTGGCCTGATCACGACCTCGACAAGCTCGAGGCGGTGGGGGCGAATTACACGATTATGAACGGCTATCTGCAGGGACGGCTGAGCGATCGCGAGGGCGCCGAGATTCTGCTGCGCTCGGTTCGCGAAACTGTGGCGGTTGGCAAGCGGCTTAGCGTGGACCGACTCAACCTGCATGGCACGGGTCTTGGCGACGGCGGTATCCCGATCCCGCAGCATGGCAGCTTCGCGCCGGGCAGCTTCCAGCGGGCCTGCGATACGCTTAACCGGATTTGCGATCTGGCCGAGGAAGAGGGGGTGGTCTTCACGCTCGAGAACCTCAACCCGATCGATCATCCGGGCTGCCCCTTCGGCTCTACCGCGGATGTGCTGGCGCTGGTCTCGACCGTCGATCGCCCGCAGCTGCGGATCAATCTCGACCTCTATCATACGCAGATCGGCGAAGGGGATCTGATCCGCTGGTGCGAGGCGAGCCTGCCCTGGATCGGCGAGGTACAGGTGGCCGACAATCCGGGGCGCTTCGAGCCGGGCACGGGTGAGATCAACTATGCCGGTGTGGCGCAAGCGCTGCAGCAGATGGGCTATCGCGGCCCGGTCGCCATGGAGGCCTTCGCGCAGGGCGATGAGGAGGCGGCACTCGAGGCGTTCCGCGCCGCCTTCACACTCTGA
- the iolB gene encoding 5-deoxy-glucuronate isomerase, giving the protein MADLLRKPFGAHGKVHEITPQSAGWRYVGFSLYRLRAGESAAEATGPNEAILVMVEGKAAIKAAGQDWGVLGERMDVFEKTPPHCLYVPNDQDWEAVAETDCTIAVCLAPGKGGHKARRIGPDGISLTERGTGTNTRYINNIAMEAEDYCDSLLVTEVFTPAGHWSSYPSHRHDEDDFPRITYLEETYYHRLNPAQGFGIQRVYTEDGTLDETMAVSDGDVVLVPRGHHPCGAPYGFEMYYLNVMAGPRRNWRFQADPAVQWIMERDA; this is encoded by the coding sequence ATGGCGGATCTGTTGCGCAAACCCTTTGGGGCCCACGGCAAGGTGCACGAGATTACCCCGCAATCGGCGGGCTGGCGCTATGTCGGCTTCTCGCTTTACCGGCTGCGCGCGGGCGAGAGCGCGGCGGAGGCCACCGGTCCGAACGAGGCGATCCTCGTGATGGTCGAGGGTAAGGCCGCGATCAAGGCGGCTGGGCAGGACTGGGGTGTCTTGGGCGAGCGCATGGATGTCTTCGAGAAAACGCCCCCGCATTGCCTCTATGTGCCCAACGATCAGGACTGGGAGGCCGTGGCAGAGACGGACTGCACCATCGCGGTCTGCCTCGCGCCGGGCAAAGGTGGTCACAAGGCGCGCCGCATCGGCCCCGACGGGATCAGCCTGACCGAGCGCGGCACCGGCACCAACACGCGCTACATCAACAATATCGCGATGGAGGCGGAGGATTACTGCGACAGCCTTCTGGTGACCGAGGTCTTCACCCCGGCGGGCCATTGGTCGAGCTATCCCAGCCACCGCCATGACGAGGATGACTTCCCGCGCATCACCTATCTCGAAGAGACCTATTACCACCGCCTGAACCCGGCACAGGGCTTCGGCATCCAGCGCGTCTATACCGAGGACGGCACACTCGACGAGACGATGGCGGTTTCGGATGGCGACGTCGTGCTGGTCCCGCGCGGGCATCATCCATGCGGGGCACCCTACGGGTTCGAGATGTATTACCTCAACGTGATGGCCGGGCCGCGTCGGAACTGGCGGTTCCAGGCGGATCCGGCGGTGCAGTGGATCATGGAGCGCGATGCCTGA